A single region of the Streptococcus macedonicus ACA-DC 198 genome encodes:
- a CDS encoding LSU ribosomal protein L36p — protein sequence MKVKPSVKPICEYCKVIRRNGRVMVICPSNPKHKQRQG from the coding sequence ATGAAGGTAAAACCATCAGTCAAACCAATTTGCGAATACTGTAAAGTTATTCGTCGTAACGGTCGTGTTATGGTAATTTGTCCATCAAATCCAAAACACAAACAACGTCAAGGATAA
- the adk gene encoding Adenylate kinase produces MNLLIMGLPGAGKGTQAAKIVEKFGVVHISTGDMFRAAMANKTEMGVLAKSFIDKGELVPDEVTNGIVKERLAQDDIAEKGFLLDGYPRTIEQAHALDETLSNLDLKLDGVINIEVNPESLIERLSGRIINRKTGETFHKVFNPPVGDYNEDDFYQREDDKPETVKRRLDVNIAQGAPIIEHYRKAGIVFDIQGNQDIDDVFADIVKAISSLK; encoded by the coding sequence ATGAATCTTTTAATCATGGGTTTACCAGGTGCTGGTAAAGGAACTCAAGCAGCAAAAATTGTTGAAAAATTTGGTGTAGTTCATATTTCTACTGGAGATATGTTCCGCGCTGCAATGGCAAACAAAACTGAAATGGGTGTCCTTGCAAAATCATTCATCGACAAAGGCGAACTTGTACCAGATGAAGTTACGAACGGTATCGTTAAAGAACGTTTAGCACAAGATGACATCGCAGAAAAAGGCTTTTTGCTGGATGGCTATCCACGTACTATTGAACAAGCACACGCTTTAGATGAAACACTTAGCAACTTGGATCTTAAATTAGATGGTGTGATTAACATTGAAGTTAACCCAGAATCACTTATTGAACGTTTAAGCGGTCGTATTATCAACCGTAAAACTGGCGAAACTTTCCACAAAGTATTCAATCCACCAGTTGGTGACTACAATGAAGATGACTTCTACCAACGTGAGGATGATAAACCTGAAACTGTAAAACGTCGTCTTGATGTTAATATCGCTCAAGGTGCACCAATCATTGAACATTACCGCAAAGCAGGTATTGTCTTTGACATTCAAGGTAACCAAGACATTGATGATGTTTTTGCAGATATTGTTAAAGCTATCTCATCATTAAAATAA
- a CDS encoding Transposase, translating into MSKRFIDGKQYQKIHLMYQDEAGFGRISKLGSCWSSKGYRPHIASHHIREYRYCYEAVDAHTGDSFFIIAGGCNSDWMNEFLRQLSVAYPEDYIILVMDNAIWHKSQTFNIPKNIEFTFIPLYTPEMNPIEQVWAEIHKLGFKNKVFKTLNEVIDKLKEVIETLSSAQLKSIVHRDWTSAIFDFN; encoded by the coding sequence GTGAGTAAGCGTTTTATTGATGGGAAACAATATCAAAAAATCCACCTTATGTATCAAGATGAGGCGGGTTTTGGGCGTATCAGTAAACTTGGTTCATGTTGGTCTTCAAAAGGTTATCGTCCTCACATAGCAAGTCACCATATTCGGGAGTACCGCTATTGTTATGAAGCTGTGGATGCCCATACAGGTGACTCATTTTTCATCATAGCGGGTGGATGTAATAGTGATTGGATGAATGAATTTCTACGCCAGCTATCGGTAGCTTATCCAGAAGATTATATTATTTTAGTCATGGATAATGCCATCTGGCATAAATCTCAGACGTTCAATATTCCTAAGAATATTGAATTTACTTTCATTCCACTCTATACACCTGAAATGAATCCTATTGAGCAAGTCTGGGCTGAGATTCATAAACTTGGTTTCAAGAATAAAGTATTTAAGACTTTAAATGAGGTAATCGATAAACTTAAAGAGGTTATTGAAACCTTATCTTCTGCTCAACTTAAATCAATTGTACATAGAGACTGGACTTCAGCTATTTTTGATTTTAACTAA
- the rpoA gene encoding DNA-directed RNA polymerase alpha subunit has product MIEFEKPIITKIDENKDYGRFVIEPLERGYGTTLGNSLRRVLLSSLPGAAVTSIKIDGVLHEFDTIPGVREDVMQIILNIKGLAVKSYVDDEKIIELDVEGPAEVTAGDILTDSDVEIVNPDHYLFTIAEGHSLKATMTVAKERGYVSAEGNKKEDAPVGTLAVDSIYTPVKKVNYQVEPARVGSNDGFDKLTIEIMTNGTIIPEDALGLSARVLIEHLNLFTDLTEVAKSTDVMKETEKVNDEKVLDRTIEDLDLSVRSYNCLKRAGINTVFDLTEKTEPEMMKVRNLGRKSLEEVKVKLADLGLGLKNDK; this is encoded by the coding sequence ATGATTGAGTTTGAAAAACCAATAATAACAAAAATTGATGAAAATAAAGATTACGGCAGATTTGTCATTGAACCACTTGAACGTGGCTATGGGACAACTCTAGGTAATTCTCTTCGTCGTGTACTCTTGTCTTCACTCCCAGGTGCGGCAGTAACATCAATTAAAATTGATGGAGTACTCCACGAATTTGACACTATTCCAGGTGTACGCGAAGATGTTATGCAAATCATCCTTAATATTAAGGGACTTGCAGTGAAATCTTATGTTGATGATGAAAAAATTATCGAACTTGATGTTGAAGGTCCGGCAGAAGTTACTGCGGGAGATATTTTAACAGATAGCGATGTTGAAATCGTCAACCCCGACCACTATCTCTTTACAATTGCTGAAGGACACAGTTTGAAAGCTACAATGACTGTTGCTAAAGAACGTGGTTATGTCTCAGCAGAAGGTAATAAAAAAGAAGATGCTCCAGTGGGAACATTGGCTGTAGATTCAATCTACACACCAGTGAAAAAAGTTAATTATCAAGTTGAACCTGCTCGTGTAGGTAGCAATGATGGCTTTGATAAATTAACAATCGAAATCATGACAAATGGCACAATCATTCCTGAAGATGCTTTAGGTCTTTCTGCTCGTGTCTTGATTGAACACTTGAACCTCTTTACTGACCTTACAGAAGTGGCTAAAAGCACTGATGTAATGAAAGAAACTGAGAAAGTGAACGATGAGAAAGTGCTTGACCGTACCATCGAAGATCTTGATTTGTCAGTTCGCTCATACAACTGTCTTAAACGTGCAGGTATCAATACTGTATTTGATTTGACAGAAAAAACTGAGCCCGAAATGATGAAAGTCCGTAACCTTGGTCGTAAGAGCCTTGAAGAAGTCAAAGTTAAACTTGCTGATCTTGGACTCGGACTCAAAAATGATAAATAA
- the rpsK gene encoding SSU ribosomal protein S11p (S14e), translating into MAKPTRKRRVKKNIESGVAHIHATFNNTIVMITDVHGNAIAWSSAGALGFKGSRKSTPFAAQMAAEAAAKSAQEHGLKTVEVTVKGPGSGRESAIRALAAAGLEVTSIRDVTPVPHNGARPPKRRRV; encoded by the coding sequence TTGGCTAAACCAACACGTAAACGTCGTGTGAAAAAGAACATCGAATCTGGTGTTGCTCATATTCACGCTACATTTAATAACACTATTGTTATGATTACAGATGTGCATGGTAATGCAATTGCTTGGTCATCAGCTGGTGCTCTTGGATTCAAAGGTTCTCGTAAATCTACTCCATTCGCTGCACAAATGGCTGCTGAAGCTGCTGCAAAATCTGCACAAGAACATGGTCTTAAAACCGTTGAAGTTACTGTAAAAGGTCCTGGTTCAGGTCGTGAGTCTGCTATTCGTGCTCTTGCTGCGGCTGGTCTTGAAGTGACTTCAATCCGTGACGTTACTCCTGTACCACATAATGGTGCTCGTCCTCCAAAACGTCGTCGTGTGTAA
- the infA gene encoding Translation initiation factor 1 yields the protein MAKEDVIEIEGKVVETMPNAMFTVELENGHQILATVSGKIRKNYIRILVGDRVTVEMSPYDLTRGRITYRFK from the coding sequence GTGGCAAAAGAAGATGTGATTGAAATTGAAGGTAAAGTTGTTGAGACGATGCCTAATGCAATGTTTACTGTTGAGTTAGAAAATGGACACCAAATCTTGGCAACTGTATCAGGAAAGATCCGTAAAAACTACATTCGTATTTTGGTAGGTGACCGTGTTACTGTTGAAATGAGTCCGTATGATTTGACACGTGGACGCATCACATACCGCTTTAAATAA
- the rplQ gene encoding LSU ribosomal protein L17p, translating to MAYRKLGRTSSQRKAMLRDLTTDLLINESIVTTEARAKEIRKTVEKMITLGKRGDLHARRQAAAFVRNEIASENFDEATEKYTSQTALQKLFDEIAPRYAERNGGYTRILKTEPRRGDAAPMAIIELV from the coding sequence ATGGCTTACCGTAAACTAGGACGCACTAGCTCACAACGTAAAGCAATGCTTCGTGATTTAACAACAGATCTTTTGATTAACGAATCTATTGTAACAACAGAAGCTCGTGCTAAAGAAATCCGTAAAACAGTTGAAAAAATGATTACTTTAGGTAAACGTGGTGATCTTCATGCTCGTCGTCAAGCAGCTGCTTTCGTACGTAATGAAATTGCATCTGAAAACTTTGATGAAGCTACTGAAAAATACACTTCACAAACAGCTCTTCAAAAACTTTTCGATGAGATCGCACCTCGTTATGCAGAACGCAACGGTGGATACACTCGTATTCTTAAAACAGAACCTCGCCGTGGTGACGCTGCTCCAATGGCAATCATTGAATTAGTATAA
- a CDS encoding IS1167, transposase, with product MSQTHSTKKSRYSHLSPSERGEISAYLKMGKKPAEIARLLGRNRSTITREVQATLDYTPPKCCHCQGKRIKYDFQKPSKIPFIEIGGLPGLIRLKKRRFQCKDYRKVTVSETSLVQKNCQISELVKQKIAQLLLKREALTHIAEKLAISTSTVYRKLKQLQFKDNFSTLPEVLS from the coding sequence ATGTCCCAAACTCATTCTACCAAAAAGTCTCGTTATTCTCACTTATCACCCTCTGAGCGAGGTGAAATTAGTGCCTATTTGAAGATGGGGAAAAAGCCTGCTGAGATTGCCCGTCTATTAGGGCGAAATCGTTCGACAATTACCCGTGAGGTGCAAGCTACGCTAGATTACACACCACCTAAGTGTTGTCATTGCCAAGGAAAACGAATCAAATACGACTTTCAAAAGCCTTCTAAGATTCCTTTTATTGAGATTGGTGGACTTCCTGGTCTTATTCGCTTGAAGAAGAGAAGATTTCAATGCAAAGACTACCGTAAAGTGACGGTTTCGGAGACATCTCTTGTTCAGAAGAACTGTCAAATTTCTGAACTTGTGAAGCAGAAAATCGCTCAGCTCTTGCTTAAGCGAGAAGCTTTAACGCACATCGCCGAAAAACTTGCCATCTCGACCTCAACTGTGTATCGCAAGCTTAAGCAATTGCAGTTCAAGGATAACTTTTCAACCTTACCTGAAGTACTGTCTTGA
- the rpsM gene encoding SSU ribosomal protein S13p (S18e), with translation MARIAGVDIPNEKRVVISLTYVYGIGLATSKKILAAAGVSEDTRVKDLTSDQEDAIRREVDAIKVEGDLRREVNLNIKRLMEIGSYRGIRHRRGLPVRGQNTKNNARTRKGKAVAIAGKKK, from the coding sequence ATGGCTCGTATTGCTGGAGTTGATATTCCAAATGAAAAACGTGTAGTAATTTCACTTACTTATGTGTACGGTATCGGTCTTGCTACTTCTAAGAAAATCTTAGCTGCAGCTGGTGTTTCAGAAGATACCCGTGTTAAAGATTTAACATCAGATCAAGAAGATGCTATCCGTCGTGAAGTTGATGCAATTAAAGTTGAAGGTGACCTTCGTCGTGAAGTAAACTTGAACATCAAACGTTTGATGGAAATCGGTTCATATCGTGGTATCCGTCACCGTCGTGGACTTCCTGTCCGTGGACAAAACACTAAAAATAACGCTCGCACTCGTAAAGGTAAAGCTGTTGCGATTGCAGGTAAGAAAAAATAA
- the secY gene encoding Preprotein translocase SecY subunit: MFFKLLKDALKVKNVRNKIFFTLFIILVFRIGTHITVPGINAKSLEQLGEVPFLNMLNLVSGNAMSNFSVFSMGVSPYITASIIVQLLQMDILPKFVEWSKQGEIGRRKLNQATRYISLVLAFVQSIGITAGFNTLSSISLVSTPNVKTYLLIGALLTTGSMIVTWLGEQITDKGFGNGVSMIIFAGIISSIPKAISTIYEDFFVNVRSSDLLSSYIFVALLIVAVLAIVFFTTFVQQAEYKIPIQYTKLVQGAPTSSYLPLKINPAGVIPVIFASSITTIPSTIIPLISNGKDISWLTTLESFLNYQTPSGMVVYAVLIILFSFFYTFVQVNPEKTAENLQKGASYIPSVRPGRETEEYMSSLLKKLATVGSIFLAFISLTPIIAQQAMNLSSSIALGGTSLLILISTGIEGMKQLEGYLLKRQYVGFMNTAE; the protein is encoded by the coding sequence ATGTTCTTTAAATTACTTAAAGATGCACTAAAGGTAAAAAATGTTAGAAATAAAATTTTCTTTACACTTTTTATCATCTTGGTTTTCCGCATTGGAACGCATATTACTGTGCCAGGTATCAATGCGAAAAGTCTTGAACAATTAGGGGAGGTTCCCTTTTTAAATATGTTGAACCTTGTTTCTGGTAATGCTATGAGTAACTTCTCTGTATTCTCTATGGGTGTTAGCCCATATATCACAGCATCCATCATCGTTCAACTGTTGCAAATGGATATCTTACCTAAATTTGTCGAATGGAGTAAACAAGGTGAAATAGGACGCCGTAAGCTTAATCAAGCAACGCGCTATATTTCACTCGTCCTAGCTTTCGTTCAATCTATTGGTATTACAGCAGGATTTAATACTCTTTCAAGTATTTCATTGGTATCAACACCAAATGTAAAGACTTATCTTCTCATTGGTGCCTTGTTAACAACAGGTAGTATGATTGTGACATGGCTTGGTGAGCAAATCACCGACAAAGGTTTTGGTAATGGTGTCTCAATGATTATCTTTGCAGGTATCATTTCATCGATTCCAAAAGCTATCTCAACAATTTATGAAGATTTTTTTGTGAATGTACGTTCAAGTGATTTATTATCTTCATACATCTTTGTAGCTTTGTTGATTGTGGCAGTATTGGCAATTGTATTCTTTACAACCTTTGTCCAACAAGCAGAATACAAAATTCCAATTCAATATACAAAACTTGTTCAAGGTGCGCCTACAAGTTCTTACCTTCCTTTAAAAATTAATCCAGCCGGCGTCATTCCCGTTATCTTTGCCAGCTCGATTACAACAATTCCAAGTACGATTATTCCGTTGATTTCAAATGGAAAAGACATTTCTTGGTTAACTACTCTAGAATCATTCTTGAATTACCAAACACCAAGTGGTATGGTAGTTTACGCGGTGCTAATTATTTTATTCTCATTCTTCTATACTTTTGTGCAAGTTAATCCTGAAAAAACAGCAGAAAACTTACAAAAAGGTGCGTCATATATTCCTAGTGTTCGACCTGGACGTGAAACAGAAGAGTACATGTCTTCACTCTTGAAGAAATTAGCTACTGTGGGTTCAATTTTCTTGGCGTTTATCTCATTAACACCAATTATCGCTCAACAAGCAATGAACCTATCTAGCAGTATTGCTCTTGGAGGAACAAGCTTACTTATCTTGATTTCAACAGGTATTGAAGGTATGAAACAACTTGAAGGCTATCTTTTGAAGAGACAGTATGTTGGTTTCATGAACACAGCAGAATAG